Proteins encoded by one window of Arachis hypogaea cultivar Tifrunner chromosome 1, arahy.Tifrunner.gnm2.J5K5, whole genome shotgun sequence:
- the LOC112721555 gene encoding ribokinase-like → MPEGFVIFKIQMLFHQSVDSFAFTYRVLLKLLAWVHVNIRLILKISMFYQISSKFSLSHFLPLIKFLVRYLVKNDSFCGYCIMYYAVQAARSAGIPVIFDAGGMDSPIPQELLNYVDILSPNETELGRLTGMPTESFEDIAQAAAKCHKWGVKQVLVKLGEKGSSLFIEGEEPIQQPAIFAKKVLDTTGAGDAFTAAFAVALVEGKSKKECLKFAAAAVSLCVQVKGAIPSMPDRKSVLELLNYH, encoded by the exons ATGCCAGAAGGGTTTgtcattttcaaaattcaaatgctATTTCATCAAAGTGTAGACTCATTTGCTTTCACGTATCGTGTACTTTTGAAATTATTGGCATGGGTTCATGTGAATATCCGGCTCATCCTTAAGATTTCTATGTtttatcaaatttcatcaaaattttccCTTTCTCATTTTCTTCCTTTAATTAAGTTTCTAGTGAGATATTTGGTTAAAAATGATTCGTTTTGCGGTTATTGCATTATGTATTATGCTGTACAGGCTGCAAGGAGTGCTGGCATACCAGTAATTTTTGACGCTGGGGGCATGGATTCTCCAATTCCACAAGAATTACTGAACTATGTTGATATTCTGAGCCCTAATGAAACTGAACTTGGTCGCCTTACGGGAATGCCAACTGAAAGTTTTGAAGATATTGCACAGGCTGCAGCTAAATGCCATAAATGG GGAGTTAAGCAAGTACTTGTAAAGCTTGGAGAGAAAGGATCATCACTTtttattgaaggagaagaaccgATTCAGCAACCTGCCATATTTGCTAAGAAGGTTCTCGATACAACTGGGGCTGGTGATGCCTTTACAGCTGCTTTTGCTGTTGCACTAGTTGAGGGCAAATCCAAAAAGGAATGCCTCAAATTTGCCG CTGCTGCAGTTTCTCTGTGTGTTCAAGTGAAGGGGGCCATTCCCAGCATGCCCGATAGGAAATCGGTTCTAGAACTTCTTAATTATCATTAA